Proteins encoded in a region of the Oncorhynchus gorbuscha isolate QuinsamMale2020 ecotype Even-year linkage group LG16, OgorEven_v1.0, whole genome shotgun sequence genome:
- the LOC124000060 gene encoding leucine-rich repeat-containing protein 3B-like isoform X1, giving the protein MVQGLCSSRRVCLYPTMPLLAEWLLCHSLVACLLLHSLVLSSTTAGLHGANTGCSESCYCSESADGGRVVRCSNMRLAEVPHDLPNDTRRLYLDGNLLTTIPADAFAGLPLLNELDLSHNELTQMEPGAFRSLVPSLRSLDLSSNRLTTLEPEVLGGLRAQANLTHNPWHCDCRLQVAMPRLDLEPASLAGVVCHTSEPKDVGVDTGVPFVMVAADLDLCAGLKRTTDVAMLVTMFGWFAMVISYLVYYVRHNQEDARRHLEYLKSLPSKLDRPEESSTLSTVV; this is encoded by the coding sequence ATGGTCCAGGGGCTGTGTTCTTCTAGGAGGGTATGCCTGTATCCCACCATGCCGCTGCTGGCAGAATGGCTGCTGTGCCACTCCTTGGTGGCATGCCTGCTGCTGCATAGTCTGGTACTCAGCTCCACCACCGCGGGCCTCCACGGGGCGAACACCGGCTGCTCCGAGAGCTGCTACTGCTCCGAGTCTGCAGATGGCGGGAGGGTGGTGCGCTGCAGCAACATGCGCCTGGCGGAGGTGCCGCATGACCTGCCTAACGACACCCGCCGACTTTACCTGGACGGTAACCTCCTCACCACCATCCCCGCCGACGCCTTTGCGGGGCTTCCTTTACTCAACGAGCTGGACCTCTCCCACAATGAGCTAACTCAGATGGAGCCGGGGGCCTTCCGGAGTCTGGTCCCCTCTCTCAGGAGCCTGGACCTGTCCTCTAACAGACTGACCACCCTGGAGCCAGAGGTCCTGGGGGGCCTGAGGGCCCAGGCCAACCTCACCCACAACCCCTGGCACTGTGACTGCCGCCTCCAGGTGGCTATGCCCCGGCTGGACCTGGAACCGGCCTCACTGGCTGGCGTGGTGTGTCACACTTCGGAGCCCAAGGATGTCGGCGTAGATACAGGGGTGCCCTTCGTCATGGTGGCTGCCGACCTGGACCTGTGCGCAGGGCTCAAGAGGACCACGGACGTGGCCATGCTGGTGACCATGTTCGGCTGGTTCGCCATGGTCATCTCCTACCTGGTGTATTATGTCAGGCACAACCAGGAAGACGCACGGAGACACCTGGAGTACCTCAAGTCCCTTCCCAGCAAACTGGACAGACCAGAGGAGTCCTCTACACTGAGCACAGTGGTGTGA
- the LOC124000060 gene encoding leucine-rich repeat-containing protein 3B-like isoform X2: MPLLAEWLLCHSLVACLLLHSLVLSSTTAGLHGANTGCSESCYCSESADGGRVVRCSNMRLAEVPHDLPNDTRRLYLDGNLLTTIPADAFAGLPLLNELDLSHNELTQMEPGAFRSLVPSLRSLDLSSNRLTTLEPEVLGGLRAQANLTHNPWHCDCRLQVAMPRLDLEPASLAGVVCHTSEPKDVGVDTGVPFVMVAADLDLCAGLKRTTDVAMLVTMFGWFAMVISYLVYYVRHNQEDARRHLEYLKSLPSKLDRPEESSTLSTVV, from the coding sequence ATGCCGCTGCTGGCAGAATGGCTGCTGTGCCACTCCTTGGTGGCATGCCTGCTGCTGCATAGTCTGGTACTCAGCTCCACCACCGCGGGCCTCCACGGGGCGAACACCGGCTGCTCCGAGAGCTGCTACTGCTCCGAGTCTGCAGATGGCGGGAGGGTGGTGCGCTGCAGCAACATGCGCCTGGCGGAGGTGCCGCATGACCTGCCTAACGACACCCGCCGACTTTACCTGGACGGTAACCTCCTCACCACCATCCCCGCCGACGCCTTTGCGGGGCTTCCTTTACTCAACGAGCTGGACCTCTCCCACAATGAGCTAACTCAGATGGAGCCGGGGGCCTTCCGGAGTCTGGTCCCCTCTCTCAGGAGCCTGGACCTGTCCTCTAACAGACTGACCACCCTGGAGCCAGAGGTCCTGGGGGGCCTGAGGGCCCAGGCCAACCTCACCCACAACCCCTGGCACTGTGACTGCCGCCTCCAGGTGGCTATGCCCCGGCTGGACCTGGAACCGGCCTCACTGGCTGGCGTGGTGTGTCACACTTCGGAGCCCAAGGATGTCGGCGTAGATACAGGGGTGCCCTTCGTCATGGTGGCTGCCGACCTGGACCTGTGCGCAGGGCTCAAGAGGACCACGGACGTGGCCATGCTGGTGACCATGTTCGGCTGGTTCGCCATGGTCATCTCCTACCTGGTGTATTATGTCAGGCACAACCAGGAAGACGCACGGAGACACCTGGAGTACCTCAAGTCCCTTCCCAGCAAACTGGACAGACCAGAGGAGTCCTCTACACTGAGCACAGTGGTGTGA